The Amblyomma americanum isolate KBUSLIRL-KWMA chromosome 6, ASM5285725v1, whole genome shotgun sequence genome has a window encoding:
- the LOC144095691 gene encoding uncharacterized protein LOC144095691, translating to MKPAISVEKRVAINLHKLCSSAEDRSIANLFGVGRPTVNTIYREFCMAVIAHLEPDWLTTPCGERLTDHISECSAVLDFPQAVGALEGCHFPISPPMEKATDYYNYKGWHSVILLALVDHKYKFRFVRVGTPGRCHDAYVYEQSNLAEFVESPEFQSPVANISGTPVGPLILCDQAFALTSHLNKPFSHRAHLDDEMKDLNYRLSKAKKREEW from the exons ATGAAACCGGCGATTTCCGTCGAAAAGAGGGTCGCCATAAACTTGCACAAACTGTGCTCGTCGGCGGAAGACCGGTCGATCGCGAACCTCTTTGGAGTCGGCCGGCCAACAGTAAACACCATATACAGAGAATTCTGTATGGCAGTAATTGCTCACCTTGAGCCCGACTGGCTCACGACGCCATGCGGAGAGCGGCTCACTGACCACATCAGTGAGTGCAGTGCCGTGCTGGACTTTCCACAGGCAGTTGGTGCGTTGGAGGGCTGTCATTTTCCAATCTCGCCGCCGATGGAGAAGGCAACAGACTATTATAACTACAAAGGATG GCATAGCGTCATACTGCTGGCCCTTGTTGACCACAAGTACAAGTTCCGCTTTGTCAGGGTTGGCACACCCGGCCGCTGCCACGATGCATACGTTTATGAGCAGTCCAACCTGGCAGAGTTTGTGGAAAGCCCGgaatttcagtcgcctgtggCAAACATCAGTGGTACACCAGTCGGGCCACTCATACTTTGTGACCAGGCTTTCGCCCTGACATCACATCTAAACAAGCCATTTAGCCACAGGGCCCACCTGGATGATGAGATGAAGGACCTTAATTACCGTCTCTCAAAAGCGAAAAAGCGAGAAGAGTGGTAG